A genome region from Ctenopharyngodon idella isolate HZGC_01 chromosome 5, HZGC01, whole genome shotgun sequence includes the following:
- the LOC127513591 gene encoding annexin A3-like codes for MGDLWEELQSVANAAPASFTAAPGERGTIKAKANFNVNEDVAALRKAIEGIGTTEKTLIEILTHRSSSQKQAISKAYQETTKRILVNDLKGDTQGNFEKVLVALARPPAVNDAKWLNKAMKGAGTDNSILIEILSSRTNKQIKELSAAYSEETKKTLIQSLKTEVSRDFGKAILLLAEGARDESTNVNADQAREDAKALYNAGEKKLGTDEAKFIEILCKRSIPHLRQTILEYKNISGKTLQKSIEKEMSGNLEELLVAIVKCVMSTPAYFAEKLYKSMKGAGTDETTLTRVMVSRGEIDMLDIRAEYKKLYQSSLYKEINSDVSGSYGECLKMICGGED; via the exons ATGGGAGACTTGTGG GAAGAATTGCAAAGTGTTGCGAATGCTGCTCCCGCTTCATTCACAGCAGcg CCAGGGGAGAGGGGTACCATTAAAGCCAAGGCTAACTTTAATGTCAATGAAGATGTTGCAGCTCTCCGCAAAGCAATTGAAGGCATAG GTACAACTGAGAAGACGTTGATAGAGATACTGACCCACAGGAGCAGCAGTCAAAAGCAGGCTATTTCAAAGGCATACCAAGAAACCACAAAGAGG ATTCTTGTTAATGACTTGAAAGGCGACACCCAGGGGAACTTTGAAAAGGTGCTTGTTGCGCTCGCAAGACCTCCTGCAGTCAATGATGCTAAATGGCTAAACAAAGCAATGAAA GGGGCTGGAACGGACAACAGTATCCTGATAGAAATTCTTTCCTCACggacaaataaacaaatcaagGAGCTGTCTGCAGCATATTCTGAGG AAACTAAGAAAACACTGATACAGAGCCTAAAGACCGAAGTTTCGAGAGATTTTGGCAAAGCCATCCTTTTGCTTGCCGAG GGAGCGAGGGACGAGAGCACCAATGTGAATGCAGACCAGGCTAGAGAGGATGCAAAG GCCCTCTATAATGCGGGCGAGAAAAAACTGGGAACTGATGAGGCCAAGTTCATTGAGATCCTCTGTAAAAGGAGCATCCCTCACCTGAGACAAA CAATATTGGAATATAAAAACATCAGTGGCAAGACTTTGCAGAAGAGCATCGAGAAGGAAATGTCTGGAAACCTGGAGGAGCTGCTGGTTGCTATtg TAAAGTGTGTAATGAGTACTCCTGCATACTTTGCTGAAAAACTCTACAAAAGCATGAAG GGAGCAGGTACAGATGAAACCACTTTGACCAGAGTAATGGTCAGCCGTGGAGAGATCGACATGCTGGACATCAGAGCTGAATACAAGAAGCTCTATCAGTCTTCACTCTACAAGGAAATAAAT TCTGATGTGTCTGGCAGCTACGGTGAATGCCTGAAGATGATTTGTGGAGGAGAAGACTAA